In Kineococcus mangrovi, the following are encoded in one genomic region:
- a CDS encoding prephenate dehydrogenase: protein MTLDAAAPARTTGTVRVVGTGLLGTSAALALTLRRVDVVLADPSPTAVALARDLGAGRLAGPDDDPALVLVACPPDVVADVVADELARFPRAVVTDVASVKGGPLATLRARGADLTRYVGSHPMAGRERSGAVAARTDLFAGRPWVIAATEVTGPAALQAVRDLAADCGGAPVTMAAREHDEAVALVSHAPQVAASLVAARLRDAAEPAVALAGQGLRDVTRIAASDPALWAQILAGNAAPVADVLEALRTDLDEVITALRSLAADPVAPGARARLARAIADGGVGRDRIPGKHGSAPTLYRTVVVVVPDRPGALGRLLTDVGEAGVNLEDLRLEHSEGQAVALASIDVVPASGEPLVDALRVRGWTVPG from the coding sequence GACCCTCGACGCGGCGGCCCCCGCCCGCACGACCGGCACCGTCCGCGTCGTGGGGACGGGGCTGCTCGGCACGTCCGCGGCCCTGGCGCTGACCCTGCGCCGCGTCGACGTCGTCCTCGCCGACCCCTCCCCGACGGCGGTGGCGCTCGCCCGCGACCTGGGGGCCGGTCGTCTCGCCGGGCCGGACGACGACCCCGCCCTGGTGCTCGTGGCCTGCCCGCCGGACGTCGTCGCCGACGTGGTGGCCGACGAGCTCGCGCGCTTCCCCCGCGCCGTCGTCACCGACGTCGCCAGCGTCAAGGGCGGACCGCTCGCCACGTTGCGCGCCCGGGGGGCGGACCTGACCCGCTACGTCGGCTCCCACCCCATGGCCGGCCGCGAGCGCTCGGGGGCCGTGGCCGCCCGCACCGACCTCTTCGCGGGCCGGCCCTGGGTCATCGCCGCCACCGAGGTGACGGGACCGGCTGCGCTGCAGGCGGTCCGTGACCTCGCTGCCGACTGCGGCGGGGCCCCCGTGACGATGGCGGCCCGCGAGCACGACGAGGCCGTCGCCCTCGTCTCGCACGCCCCGCAGGTCGCCGCGAGCCTGGTCGCCGCGCGGTTGCGGGACGCGGCGGAACCGGCCGTGGCCCTGGCCGGTCAGGGCCTGCGCGACGTGACCCGCATCGCGGCCAGCGACCCCGCCCTGTGGGCGCAGATCCTCGCCGGCAACGCCGCACCGGTCGCCGACGTCCTCGAGGCCCTGCGCACCGACCTCGACGAGGTGATCACCGCGCTGCGCTCCCTGGCCGCCGACCCCGTCGCCCCCGGTGCCCGCGCGCGCCTGGCCCGCGCCATCGCCGACGGCGGCGTCGGCCGGGACCGCATCCCCGGCAAGCACGGCAGCGCCCCGACGCTGTACCGCACGGTCGTGGTCGTCGTCCCGGACCGTCCCGGCGCGCTGGGGCGGCTCCTGACCGACGTGGGGGAGGCCGGGGTGAACCTGGAGGACCTGCGCCTGGAGCACTCCGAGGGGCAGGCCGTGGCGCTGGCGAGCATCGACGTCGTGCCCGCGTCGGGCGAACCGCTCGTGGACGCGCTGCGGGTCCGCGGCTGGACGGTCCCGGGCTGA
- the cmk gene encoding (d)CMP kinase gives MSSTPAARGPVAPPTADREVPVVTTALVVAVDGPSGSGKSSVSRATAASLGLAFLDTGAMYRAVTWAVLEAGVDLSDAAAVAAHVRTVALVVGTDPQAPTVATVVDGAEVDLTDAVRTPRVTANVSAVAAVPAVRQDLVLRQRALIEAACLAPGPGREPGVVAEGRDITTVVAPDADVRVLLTAEESVRLARRARQDLGTADTEALEATRRGVVERDRLDARTTAFTTAADGVVTVDSTTLDFDGTVAAVLEVVGRRVRAGGHA, from the coding sequence GTGTCCTCCACCCCCGCCGCCCGTGGTCCCGTCGCGCCCCCGACCGCCGACCGGGAGGTGCCCGTGGTGACCACCGCGCTCGTCGTCGCCGTCGACGGCCCCTCCGGCAGCGGGAAGTCCAGCGTGAGCCGGGCGACCGCCGCGTCGCTGGGCCTCGCCTTCCTGGACACCGGGGCCATGTACCGCGCCGTCACCTGGGCCGTGCTCGAGGCCGGGGTGGACCTCAGCGACGCCGCGGCCGTCGCCGCGCACGTGCGGACCGTGGCGCTCGTGGTGGGGACCGACCCGCAGGCGCCGACCGTCGCGACCGTCGTCGACGGCGCCGAGGTCGACCTCACCGACGCGGTCCGCACGCCGCGCGTGACGGCGAACGTCAGCGCGGTGGCGGCCGTCCCGGCGGTCCGGCAGGACCTCGTGCTGCGCCAGCGGGCCCTCATCGAGGCGGCCTGCCTCGCGCCCGGACCGGGCCGCGAGCCCGGGGTCGTGGCCGAGGGCCGGGACATCACGACCGTCGTCGCGCCCGACGCCGACGTGCGGGTCCTGCTGACGGCCGAGGAGTCCGTCCGGCTGGCCCGCCGCGCCCGCCAGGACCTCGGCACCGCGGACACCGAGGCGCTGGAGGCCACCCGCCGCGGGGTCGTCGAGCGCGACCGCCTCGACGCGCGGACCACGGCCTTCACGACGGCGGCCGACGGGGTCGTGACGGTGGACTCCACGACGCTGGAC